In one Paracholeplasma manati genomic region, the following are encoded:
- a CDS encoding glycoside hydrolase family 3 N-terminal domain-containing protein, with protein sequence MISIETVMKNLTIEEKIGQLMQLAPFFFIGDLKKEVYGPIQALGLKESEVFLSGSVLGIGNASEMKRVQQAYLEKSRHKIPLIFMADIIHGYKTIFPVPLAMAASFNPTLVKKAARISALEAQTAGIHVTFSPMADLSRDPRWGRVVEGFGEDPYLNQVYAKAMVEGYQHDGIDKVGNLASCVKHFAAYGASEAGRDYNTVDLSRLNLHQYYMSGYKAAVEAGARLVMTSFNIVEGIPATQNKYLLRDVLKQDWQFDGVVISDYDSLRQTIEHGTSENDREAAKKAILGGLDIEMATSSYVLNLKSLIESNEVPMALLDDAVYRVLKLKQDLGLFEDPFKGADEIKEKTFVLSDENKKVALEVARESMVLLKNDGILPLKKTQKIALMGEYVALTDTIGPWHWHGRHEDCIPLYEAISEYAKPNLISNQNTLSNLSETEYAGLLDADVVVVAVGEHKIESGEAHSKVNITLKPQDEALIDALYQLGKQVVLVLFHGRPLVLTKVEPKVSAILDTFFLGTMSQQAIAETLFGLNNPSGKLTMSYPRHVGQVPIYYNHLNTGRPFKNDGNPFTSFYLDEQNTPLYPFGFGLSYSSFKLMNLTLSTQKMTEKDTIIVSVDVENTSNIDGYETVQLYIRDYSAEVSRPVQELKQFKKVWVKAHEKVVVSFTISEQDLVYVHSDLSVYADPGKFSIQVGNASNQILKADITRV encoded by the coding sequence ATGATATCCATTGAAACTGTGATGAAGAACCTCACCATCGAAGAAAAAATCGGACAGTTGATGCAACTGGCACCCTTTTTCTTCATCGGTGATTTGAAAAAAGAAGTGTATGGCCCCATCCAAGCGTTGGGATTAAAAGAATCCGAAGTGTTTTTATCAGGGTCTGTTTTGGGGATTGGCAATGCTTCCGAAATGAAACGCGTACAACAAGCATACTTAGAAAAAAGCAGACACAAAATACCGCTCATTTTTATGGCGGATATCATTCATGGCTATAAAACCATATTCCCAGTGCCCCTCGCCATGGCCGCTTCCTTTAACCCTACATTGGTTAAAAAAGCAGCCCGTATTTCAGCACTAGAAGCACAAACGGCAGGAATCCACGTAACATTCTCGCCAATGGCGGATTTATCCCGTGACCCACGTTGGGGTAGGGTCGTTGAAGGCTTTGGTGAAGACCCATATTTAAATCAAGTCTATGCGAAAGCGATGGTCGAAGGCTATCAACATGATGGCATTGACAAAGTCGGTAACTTAGCGAGTTGTGTGAAACACTTCGCCGCTTACGGCGCGAGTGAAGCAGGTCGTGATTATAATACCGTCGATCTTTCTCGTTTAAACTTACACCAGTACTATATGTCTGGTTATAAAGCAGCGGTAGAAGCGGGTGCTCGTTTGGTAATGACCTCATTTAATATTGTGGAAGGCATCCCAGCGACTCAAAACAAATACCTTTTAAGAGATGTTTTAAAACAAGATTGGCAATTCGATGGTGTGGTCATTTCGGATTATGATTCCTTAAGACAAACCATCGAACACGGCACGTCAGAAAATGACCGTGAAGCCGCTAAAAAAGCGATTTTGGGCGGATTAGACATTGAAATGGCCACCTCATCTTATGTCTTAAACCTCAAATCGCTCATTGAATCGAATGAAGTTCCGATGGCTTTGTTGGATGACGCCGTTTATCGCGTACTCAAACTCAAACAAGATTTAGGGCTATTTGAAGACCCATTCAAAGGTGCGGATGAAATCAAAGAGAAAACATTTGTTTTATCCGATGAAAATAAGAAAGTCGCATTAGAAGTGGCGAGAGAATCGATGGTTTTACTCAAAAACGATGGTATTTTACCACTCAAAAAGACTCAAAAAATCGCTTTGATGGGCGAATACGTCGCTTTAACCGATACCATTGGTCCGTGGCATTGGCACGGTCGTCACGAAGACTGTATACCGCTATATGAAGCGATATCCGAGTATGCTAAACCCAACTTGATTTCAAATCAAAATACGCTTTCTAACTTATCTGAAACAGAATATGCTGGTTTATTAGACGCCGATGTTGTCGTGGTCGCGGTCGGTGAACACAAGATTGAATCGGGTGAAGCCCATTCAAAAGTCAATATCACCTTAAAACCACAAGATGAAGCATTGATTGATGCTTTATATCAGTTAGGCAAGCAAGTGGTCTTGGTTTTATTCCATGGTAGACCACTCGTACTTACCAAAGTTGAACCAAAAGTTAGTGCCATCTTAGATACATTCTTCTTAGGGACCATGTCTCAACAAGCGATTGCAGAAACATTATTTGGTTTGAATAACCCATCGGGTAAACTCACCATGAGTTACCCTAGACATGTGGGTCAAGTACCGATTTATTACAACCATTTGAATACAGGTAGACCATTTAAAAACGATGGGAACCCATTCACATCCTTTTATTTGGATGAACAAAATACCCCATTGTATCCATTTGGGTTTGGGTTATCTTATAGCTCATTTAAACTTATGAATTTAACACTTTCTACTCAAAAGATGACTGAAAAAGACACGATTATCGTTTCAGTCGATGTTGAAAACACATCCAATATCGATGGGTACGAAACTGTACAACTCTACATCCGAGACTATAGTGCAGAGGTATCGAGACCTGTTCAAGAATTAAAACAATTCAAAAAAGTGTGGGTAAAAGCCCATGAAAAAGTAGTGGTATCCTTTACCATCTCAGAACAAGATTTGGTCTATGTTCACAGTGATTTATCCGTTTACGCCGATCCAGGCAAATTCAGCATTCAAGTCGGAAATGCATCCAATCAAATACTTAAAGCCGACATCACACGTGTCTAG
- a CDS encoding glycoside hydrolase family 13 protein, protein MEKNRKAVVYQIYPLSFKDTNHDGIGDLNGITSELDYLRDLGIDVIWLSPVYQSPMDDNGYDISDYYQINPMFGSKADLMVLLTTAHQKGLKVIMDLVLNHTSDEHVWFKEALKGKDNPYYDYYIWSEKPSDITSVFSGSAWQFVPHLNEYYFHLFSVKQPDLNWQNPRLRQEIYQMINHWLDLGFDGFRLDVIDLIGKDVHQKQLADGPYLETYLEELYETCFKGKEVFTVGEMPGISLKRANEITTTQKALDMVFQFDHIALDEVQGQGKWVLKKLDLIALKQTLNHTQQLFKHQGWASLFWSNHDQPRAVSRYGNPKEPYRKDSAKMLFTLLFGMKGTPYIYQGEEFGMTGIQLPIEDYRDIETKNIYQELKTKGWPEADIMNSIYAKGRDNSRTPMQWNDSAYGGFSTVTPWLKVNPNHIWINRDLDSKDPNGILSYLKTLLKLRKQYDVFTDGDFHLLEDQNPNLFIYERTTPKERVLVVCNWTSANIENPIKVDNLDILLTNASEHNTLKPYYATIFYEKRD, encoded by the coding sequence ATGGAAAAAAATCGAAAAGCAGTAGTCTATCAAATCTATCCACTAAGTTTCAAAGATACCAATCACGATGGGATTGGGGATCTAAATGGCATTACCTCTGAACTCGATTACCTAAGAGACTTGGGTATCGATGTCATTTGGTTATCGCCAGTGTATCAATCACCGATGGATGACAACGGCTATGATATTTCAGATTATTACCAAATCAACCCGATGTTTGGGTCAAAAGCAGACCTCATGGTGCTTTTAACCACTGCCCATCAAAAAGGTTTGAAAGTCATCATGGATTTGGTGTTGAATCATACCTCGGATGAACATGTGTGGTTCAAAGAAGCCCTTAAAGGTAAAGATAATCCATATTATGATTATTATATTTGGTCTGAAAAACCATCCGACATCACTTCTGTGTTTAGTGGGTCTGCTTGGCAATTTGTACCGCATTTGAACGAGTATTATTTTCACTTATTTAGCGTAAAACAACCCGATTTGAATTGGCAAAACCCGCGTTTAAGACAAGAAATCTATCAGATGATCAACCATTGGTTGGATTTAGGGTTTGATGGCTTTAGACTCGATGTCATTGATTTGATTGGCAAAGATGTCCATCAAAAACAACTCGCCGATGGTCCGTACCTTGAAACTTATTTAGAAGAACTGTATGAGACTTGTTTTAAAGGTAAAGAGGTCTTCACCGTGGGTGAAATGCCAGGCATTTCTTTGAAGCGTGCCAATGAGATTACCACGACACAAAAAGCCTTAGACATGGTCTTTCAATTTGACCATATCGCGTTGGATGAGGTTCAAGGTCAAGGCAAATGGGTGCTAAAAAAACTCGATTTAATCGCTTTAAAACAAACCTTAAACCATACCCAACAACTCTTTAAACACCAAGGTTGGGCCAGCTTATTTTGGTCGAACCATGACCAACCAAGGGCGGTATCCCGCTATGGGAATCCCAAAGAGCCTTACCGTAAGGACAGCGCGAAAATGTTATTCACGTTGTTATTCGGTATGAAGGGCACACCTTACATTTATCAAGGTGAAGAGTTTGGTATGACCGGTATTCAATTACCGATCGAAGATTACCGTGACATCGAAACCAAAAATATTTATCAAGAATTAAAGACCAAAGGTTGGCCTGAAGCTGATATTATGAATTCGATTTACGCGAAAGGCAGAGACAACTCTAGAACGCCGATGCAGTGGAATGATTCAGCCTACGGTGGTTTCTCAACGGTAACCCCTTGGTTAAAAGTCAATCCAAATCACATTTGGATCAATCGTGATTTGGATTCAAAAGACCCCAATGGCATTTTGTCTTATTTAAAAACATTACTCAAGTTGCGTAAACAATACGATGTATTTACCGATGGTGATTTCCACTTATTAGAGGATCAAAACCCTAACCTATTCATCTATGAACGCACCACACCTAAAGAACGCGTTTTGGTGGTTTGTAACTGGACCAGTGCGAATATCGAAAACCCAATTAAGGTAGACAATTTAGACATATTACTAACAAACGCAAGCGAACACAATACATTAAAACCATATTACGCCACCATATTTTATGAGAAGAGGGATTGA
- a CDS encoding glucoamylase family protein, which produces MTNQMLIEHIQKTAFDFFMGETNYKSEPGFGMTVDHTEKPHVASIASVGFTLSAYVVGVANQYMTYEDAREKVIQTLITLRDHVSHYQGFFAHFVDIHTAQRLGHCEYSTIDTALALNGVITVDAYFKDDTIHQLAYDIIHRIDFDMLVHTHEGKPRLYMAYNPDKDGDYVHGRPGFIHHWGMFAEQLMMYVMIAGLHKDHNLSNALYEGFDRIYKSYQQHRFIITPGNTLFVYQFPLAWLDLKDVVDRQGISWFNNARNATYAHRAFCLRHQKAFKTFNKYSFGLTAGYTPSGYYVANALPNMLGKYYTNGTISPSAMVGSLPFAKEICLPAIKHMANQPELWGKYGLVGSYNFEKEPWISTRDYALDKGLELLMANAYLTKDVQNAYMSHPIIQTGMGVLGWKKIEKQ; this is translated from the coding sequence ATGACGAACCAAATGCTCATTGAGCACATACAAAAAACGGCCTTTGATTTTTTCATGGGCGAAACGAATTATAAATCAGAACCTGGGTTTGGTATGACCGTTGATCATACCGAAAAACCCCATGTCGCATCCATCGCTTCCGTTGGATTTACCCTTTCTGCTTACGTGGTTGGGGTAGCGAATCAATATATGACTTATGAGGATGCGAGAGAGAAAGTCATTCAAACATTGATTACCTTACGAGACCATGTGAGTCACTATCAAGGTTTTTTCGCACACTTCGTCGATATCCATACCGCACAACGACTCGGTCATTGTGAGTATTCGACGATCGACACCGCCCTCGCATTAAACGGTGTCATCACAGTAGATGCGTATTTTAAAGACGACACCATTCACCAATTGGCGTATGACATCATTCATCGTATCGATTTTGATATGCTGGTGCATACCCATGAAGGTAAACCAAGGTTATACATGGCCTACAATCCCGATAAGGATGGGGATTATGTCCATGGTAGACCTGGATTCATCCACCACTGGGGGATGTTTGCAGAACAACTCATGATGTATGTCATGATTGCTGGACTTCACAAAGACCACAACCTGTCGAATGCTTTATATGAAGGCTTTGACCGTATCTATAAATCGTATCAACAACACCGATTCATCATCACACCAGGCAACACATTATTTGTGTATCAATTTCCACTGGCCTGGTTGGATTTGAAGGATGTCGTGGACCGTCAAGGGATTTCTTGGTTCAATAACGCCAGAAACGCGACCTATGCACACCGTGCCTTTTGTTTGAGACACCAAAAAGCATTTAAAACATTCAACAAATACAGCTTTGGCTTAACCGCAGGTTATACACCGAGTGGGTATTATGTTGCGAATGCATTGCCAAATATGTTGGGCAAATACTACACCAACGGGACCATTTCACCCTCAGCGATGGTAGGCAGTTTACCGTTTGCGAAAGAGATTTGCTTACCAGCCATTAAACATATGGCGAATCAACCTGAGCTTTGGGGTAAGTATGGTTTGGTGGGTTCTTACAACTTCGAAAAAGAACCTTGGATTTCAACCAGAGATTATGCCTTAGATAAAGGTTTAGAGTTATTGATGGCAAATGCCTATTTAACCAAAGATGTCCAGAATGCATACATGAGTCATCCAATCATTCAAACCGGAATGGGGGTATTGGGATGGAAAAAAATCGAAAAGCAGTAG
- a CDS encoding glucoamylase family protein, translating into MKKLAFIVLGLLFLTGLYGCGGGSQDPFPINTKSYRTDVKQDVDPVVLEELELAFDFFWETQNTNTAQAGYGLIPDRFHTNTNQIGTVASIASVGFGLTAIPIGVENGFITREEGEERAYQTLVSMSNLDRRHGFFFHFMDMQTGARVWESEVSIIDTALFINGALTAGRFFGGRTEKLSRELYEAIEWNWYYDASQSRFYMGYWPERGFEGHWGGYAEQLMLYVLAAGSPTFPVGKSAYNRMKLSSTLHSATPEYGAFYSTHTGSLFTHQYSHAWIDFAQYNDAQGFNWFTNSVHATEAAIAYAKTLTPLYEGINANSWGMSAADGPNGYKGNYGSGPSAGNAHFNDGTVPAYGAIGSIVFKPVEAIAAMKNYRTFPSYFSKYGFKDSYNLSVGVNGWFANDIIGIDKGISIVMLENYMSGMVWKIHMEIDYIQVGLENLGFTKVNT; encoded by the coding sequence ATGAAAAAATTAGCATTCATCGTTTTAGGTTTATTGTTTTTAACCGGTTTATACGGGTGTGGTGGGGGCAGTCAAGACCCTTTCCCAATCAATACCAAGTCTTACCGTACAGATGTTAAACAAGATGTGGATCCGGTTGTTTTAGAAGAACTTGAACTCGCCTTTGATTTCTTTTGGGAAACCCAAAATACCAACACGGCACAAGCAGGGTATGGTCTCATTCCTGACCGTTTCCACACGAATACGAATCAAATCGGTACTGTGGCATCCATCGCGTCTGTAGGTTTTGGATTAACCGCGATTCCGATTGGGGTTGAAAATGGCTTTATCACAAGAGAAGAAGGCGAAGAACGTGCCTATCAAACACTTGTTTCTATGAGCAATTTAGATAGACGTCATGGGTTCTTTTTCCACTTCATGGACATGCAAACAGGGGCACGTGTATGGGAAAGTGAAGTATCGATCATCGATACCGCTTTATTCATCAATGGGGCACTGACTGCGGGTCGTTTCTTTGGTGGTAGAACAGAAAAGTTATCGAGAGAACTCTATGAAGCGATTGAATGGAACTGGTATTACGATGCCAGCCAAAGCCGTTTCTATATGGGGTATTGGCCTGAACGTGGTTTTGAAGGGCATTGGGGCGGCTATGCCGAACAGTTGATGTTGTATGTATTGGCAGCGGGTAGCCCAACTTTCCCAGTGGGTAAGAGTGCTTATAATCGTATGAAGTTATCATCAACCTTACACTCCGCTACCCCTGAGTATGGTGCGTTCTATTCGACCCATACCGGTAGCTTATTCACACACCAATATTCACACGCATGGATCGATTTTGCTCAATATAATGATGCGCAAGGTTTTAACTGGTTTACCAATAGCGTTCACGCAACCGAAGCAGCCATCGCATACGCAAAAACGTTAACCCCACTGTATGAAGGCATCAACGCAAACTCTTGGGGGATGTCAGCAGCTGACGGTCCAAACGGCTATAAAGGCAACTATGGTAGTGGACCATCTGCAGGTAATGCTCATTTCAATGACGGCACAGTGCCTGCCTATGGCGCGATTGGATCCATTGTCTTTAAACCCGTAGAAGCCATCGCAGCGATGAAAAACTATCGTACGTTCCCATCGTATTTCAGTAAGTATGGATTTAAAGATTCATATAACCTGAGTGTTGGCGTCAATGGATGGTTCGCCAATGACATCATTGGCATCGATAAAGGGATTTCGATTGTCATGTTAGAAAACTACATGTCTGGTATGGTATGGAAAATCCATATGGAAATCGATTATATCCAAGTAGGTTTAGAAAACCTAGGTTTTACCAAAGTAAACACATAA
- a CDS encoding carbohydrate ABC transporter permease — protein sequence MQNRKATIQKFFLGRHFTDGMIFKVAIYVLLISIGFVYLYPMLYMISNSLKSQSDIINPMINWIPSEFFMGNYQSAFRVLNYFSTFYKSWLVTLLPALIQTAVTSLIGYGFATFNFKFKKVWLVLVLLTFIIPPQVYMIPRYVMFFRLYLYRTPFSIILPALFGQGLNSAIFILIFYQFFRMIPKSLNEAAEIDGASQGYIFFKMAVPLSVPAYITSFLFGLVWYWNETYISSLFLDSSNANLQLKLANFVSEYQAVSGGNQNLVMLNEGVRLAATLLIILPMIIVYFTMQRWFVEGVEKTGITGE from the coding sequence ATGCAAAATCGTAAAGCGACCATACAAAAATTCTTCCTCGGCCGTCATTTTACAGATGGTATGATTTTCAAAGTGGCCATCTATGTATTATTGATATCTATTGGCTTTGTCTATTTGTATCCGATGTTGTATATGATTTCCAACAGCTTAAAGAGCCAAAGTGATATCATCAACCCGATGATCAACTGGATTCCATCTGAGTTTTTCATGGGCAACTATCAAAGTGCATTTAGGGTTTTAAACTACTTCAGTACGTTTTATAAGAGTTGGTTGGTCACCTTGTTACCCGCGTTGATTCAAACGGCTGTGACCTCACTCATTGGCTATGGGTTCGCAACATTCAACTTTAAGTTTAAGAAAGTATGGTTGGTCTTGGTCTTACTCACCTTCATCATTCCACCACAGGTTTATATGATTCCAAGGTATGTTATGTTCTTTAGACTCTACCTATACAGAACCCCATTTTCCATCATCCTACCAGCATTGTTTGGTCAGGGGTTGAATTCCGCGATATTCATTTTGATTTTCTATCAATTCTTTAGAATGATTCCGAAATCATTGAATGAAGCGGCTGAAATCGATGGGGCTAGCCAAGGGTATATCTTCTTTAAAATGGCGGTACCCCTATCGGTACCAGCTTACATCACCAGTTTCTTGTTTGGTTTGGTATGGTATTGGAATGAAACCTATATTTCAAGTTTATTCCTAGACTCTAGCAATGCCAATTTACAGCTCAAGTTAGCGAATTTCGTCTCTGAATACCAAGCGGTATCCGGGGGCAATCAAAACTTAGTTATGCTCAATGAAGGCGTTCGCTTGGCGGCGACCTTACTCATCATCTTGCCGATGATCATCGTCTACTTCACCATGCAACGTTGGTTTGTTGAAGGCGTCGAAAAGACCGGCATCACAGGAGAATAG
- a CDS encoding carbohydrate ABC transporter permease has product MKKPMARATRENIYGYTFIGIWVLGFLIFMVYPLLTSIFYSLNDVRFTADGIRTTFVGFDNYLKIFQIEQGFVFVESLTAFLQQMVLQIPVIVVFSILIALLLNQKIKGRGIFRSIFFLPVIISSGPVINELISQGAGGTNIFDSYGFITIIESTLNPGLAKPIVDLFSQIIIIFWFSGVQILIFIAGLQKIDGQIYEAAQIDGAGPWQSFWKITMPSLSSLIFVNTIYTIVLLTTFSENKVILSIKSNMFNTVTGFGMASAMAWLYALVVFITIGLVAFLFRTKNSRRRT; this is encoded by the coding sequence ATGAAAAAACCGATGGCCAGAGCTACCCGTGAAAACATTTATGGGTACACATTCATTGGCATATGGGTGCTGGGTTTCCTCATTTTCATGGTTTACCCATTACTCACATCCATTTTCTACAGTTTAAATGACGTCAGATTTACTGCAGATGGCATTAGAACCACCTTCGTTGGGTTTGATAATTACTTAAAGATATTCCAAATTGAACAAGGGTTTGTCTTTGTGGAGTCCTTAACAGCATTCTTACAACAAATGGTTTTACAAATCCCAGTCATCGTGGTATTTTCCATTTTGATTGCGTTACTACTCAATCAGAAAATCAAAGGCAGAGGCATTTTCCGATCGATTTTCTTCTTACCTGTCATCATTTCATCGGGTCCAGTCATCAATGAGCTCATATCTCAAGGGGCTGGGGGCACCAATATTTTTGATTCGTATGGGTTCATCACCATCATTGAATCGACACTTAACCCTGGACTAGCCAAACCGATTGTCGATTTGTTCTCACAAATCATCATCATCTTTTGGTTCAGTGGGGTTCAAATCTTGATTTTCATCGCTGGTCTTCAAAAAATCGATGGTCAAATTTACGAAGCCGCACAAATCGACGGTGCTGGTCCGTGGCAATCCTTTTGGAAAATCACGATGCCATCACTATCGAGTCTCATCTTTGTCAATACGATTTATACCATCGTTTTACTGACCACATTCTCGGAAAATAAAGTCATTCTTTCCATCAAATCAAACATGTTCAATACCGTGACTGGGTTTGGTATGGCTTCCGCGATGGCATGGCTTTACGCTTTGGTTGTATTCATCACGATTGGTTTAGTCGCGTTCTTGTTTAGAACCAAGAACAGTAGAAGGAGGACTTAA